One Rosa chinensis cultivar Old Blush chromosome 5, RchiOBHm-V2, whole genome shotgun sequence genomic region harbors:
- the LOC112166766 gene encoding dirigent protein 22: MARILPTLAFHLLIISSLLSSFSMILVSAEDHEFVQSMDPELFGLKKEKLTHFRMYWHDVVDGPIPSAVTIVQPPSNSSQTRFGLIRMFDNALTQGPEPSSKLLGRAQGFYGSASQEDISLLMAQNFAFVQGKYNGSTVTLMGRNSILNKVRELSVIGGSGLFRYARGYALATTQSFNASKSDDAIVEYNIYVLHY; the protein is encoded by the coding sequence ATGGCTAGAATCCTTCCCACCTTAGCTTTCCACTTGCTCATAATCTCTTCCCTCCTGTCTTCCTTTTCCATGATCTTAGTTTCTGCGGAAGATCATGAGTTTGTGCAATCCATGGACCCCGAGCTTTTCggtttaaagaaagaaaagctcaCCCATTTTCGCATGTATTGGCACGACGTTGTTGATGGTCCTATTCCCTCTGCCGTAACAATAGTGCAACCACCCTCCAACTCCTCCCAAACACGGTTCGGCCTAATAAGAATGTTCGACAACGCTCTAACCCAAGGCCCCGAACCAAGCTCGAAACTTCTGGGAAGGGCTCAAGGGTTTTATGGATCTGCTTCACAAGAAGACATTAGCCTGTTGATGGCTCAGAACTTTGCTTTTGTTCAGGGAAAGTATAACGGTAGCACCGTAACCCTGATGGGGAGGAATTCGATCTTGAACAAAGTGAGGGAACTATCTGTGATAGGAGGAAGTGGACTTTTCAGGTATGCTAGGGGTTATGCTCTAGCAACCACTCAGTCGTTTAATGCGTCTAAAAGTGATGATGCTATAGTGGAGTATAATATCTATGTCTTGCATTATTGA
- the LOC112166767 gene encoding dirigent protein 22-like: protein MARIPPIVATQLIVLSLLSSFALILVQGEDDHDFVRAMDRDLLGLKKEKLSHFKLYWHDIVSGKNPSSIGVVKSPVNSSTLFGFVSMIDDPLTEKPELSSKLLGRAQGFYASASQQEVGLLMAMNFHFIQGKYNGSTITVLGRNPVFNKVREMPVIGGSGLFRFARGYVEARTHTFTASTGDAIVEYNAYVLHY, encoded by the coding sequence ATGGCCAGAATACCTCCCATCGTTGCTACACAGCTCATAGTTCTCtcccttctttcttcctttgcCCTAATTCTGGTCCAGGGAGAAGATGATCACGATTTCGTGAGAGCCATGGACCGCGATCTCTTGGGGCTCAAGAAAGAAAAGCTCAGCCACTTCAAGTTGTACTGGCATGACATTGTGAGCGGCAAAAACCCAAGCTCAATCGGAGTGGTGAAATCACCCGTTAACTCATCAACGCTCTTCGGATTCGTGAGTATGATCGACGATCCCCTCACCGAAAAGCCGGAGCTGAGCTCGAAGCTACTGGGGAGGGCTCAAGGGTTCTACGCATCAGCTTCTCAACAGGAGGTCGGGCTGTTGATGGCTATGAACTTTCATTTTATTCAGGGCAAGTACAACGGGAGCACCATAACTGTGCTGGGGAGGAACCCAGTGTTCAACAAGGTGAGGGAGATGCCGGTGATCGGAGGAAGTGGGCTTTTCAGGTTTGCAAGAGGTTATGTTGAAGCAAGAACTCATACATTCACTGCGAGCACCGGAGATGCCATCGTTGAGTACAATGCCTATGTGCTCCATTATTGA